The stretch of DNA ATGTTGAAGTGCCTGgtgccgagggcgtcgatgaCATCCACAGTGGCCCACTCGCACGAAAGCGCTGGGAGCTCAACCTTGAAGTTGACCTGGAACTTGGCGTCCTCGCTgtggtcgacggcgatgtCCGTCCTGGTACCCACGGTCCACAGCGCCCGCAGCTGCATGCCGAACAACGATACAAACACGAACATGAGGAGGATGGAGAAGACCCCGCCGAGGTACGTGCCCTCTGCGAGCTCCCTCGGCATCTTTGCATAGAGGTCCACGCTCTTGAGCGCGCCCCCTACGCCGTCTCGCCCCGAGGCGCCGACTGTGAAGCCGCTGCCTGTCGATGTGCGCCGCAGAAGTATCGGcatcgcgacgtcctcgatccgctcctcgagcgcgtatctcgcctcccgcgcgtctcgatgTGCGCGTGTGATCGCGAGCGATACTCTCCGGGCTCGGTCGACCAAACGaaggggcggcgcgtcggtgaaTCGAAAAACCAACTTGAAAATTTGGATTGTCAATGAAGTCAGCCCTATATCAATGGCGTTTGCTCCTCGAGCCTCGCCTGGACGTCCGGCCGCACGCATTTTTCCCACACGTGCGCAGCCTCttccctcgacgacggcagcACCCTCCTCACCACCCTtccctcgttcgcgtcgccgacgtcaaaCTTGAACATGAACGTGTTGCTCACCTCGGACCGAAGCGACTCGGGTTTCGTCACGAGggcctccacctccacgtCCACGCTGGGACGCCCGCACGACGTACGCGTCGCGTGGAGCACCCTCGCGCGGATCCGCATCAGGTCTCCAACCTCCACCGGCCTGAGGAAGTTCATGTCGGCGACGGAGTGAAACTTTggcttggcgccgccgaagacgTACGTCGTGGCAAAGGCCAACTCAAACGCCCGGCGAAGGAGAAAGCCACCGAAGATGCGACCGCTCAGGTTGCGCTGCTGCGGCTGCGCCACGAACATGTTCTcggtgcgcgtcgcgtccatggCCACGTCCTGCGCGGGTGCCAGCGCGGGAAGCTCCctcagcgccctcgccgcgcgcgtgacgtcCTCCACAAAGAGGCGCTTGCTCTCCGCCAGCTCGGGCGacagcgcgccgtccgcgccgttcgtTCGCTCCGACCGCATCCTCGCCCTCTTCGCctccacgcgccgcgcggtgcgttCGAACAGGTCCCGCTGCTCGTCCGTTTCGGGAACCAGCGGGTTCACCGGCGCTCCCTTGTTGGTCACCGAGTCCCTCGCGACAAACGTGAAATCCGCGGTGAGGCTCGGTCCGGGCTCGTACTCGTTCTTcttcccgccgcggtcggtgGCCGTGGGATTGTGAACGTCCGggtccgtcggcgcgtcgggaTGATCCGCGGGCCACGCCTCCATGCGAATGACGATGGACGACGTGCCCAcccacgcgacggcgcccgtgAGGGTCATGTCCTCCTTCAGCCGGAGCGGTCGCAGCAGTCGAACCCTGTCCacggacgcggtgacgaggagCTGGGGCCTCgtggcgacgtccgcgtcgtcgcagtGCGCGAAGGCGATGTTTCCCGCTAGGCTGTCGAGGTCTTCGAGCACCCTGCCGATCCTAACCTCGTTCCATGGGTTGCGGTAGGCCTCCCTCAGGTCGTTGTCGTGCTCGAAATTGTAGCCCACCGTCGTCCTGATGGGAGGTTTTGGGACCAGCTTCTCCTGAGCGAGCATCGTGGCTGGGTTCTGGTCGACACCCGCGAGCTTGGCCGCCTTGAGACGAGCCTGCCAAAGCcgcgcggtcaccgccgttCTCTCTCTCGAAATTGACGCCATGCCC from Micromonas commoda chromosome 3, complete sequence encodes:
- a CDS encoding predicted protein, whose product is MLAQEKLVPKPPIRTTVGYNFEHDNDLREAYRNPWNEVRIGRVLEDLDSLAGNIAFAHCDDADVATRPQLLVTASVDRVRLLRPLRLKEDMTLTGAVAWVGTSSIVIRMEAWPADHPDAPTDPDPGPSLTADFTFVARDSVTNKGAPVNPLVPETDEQRDLFERTARRVEAKRARMRSERTNGADGALSPELAESKRLFVEDVTRAARALRELPALAPAQDVAMDATRTENMFVAQPQQRNLSGRIFGGFLLRRAFELAFATTYVFGGAKPKFHSVADMNFLRPVEVGDLMRIRARVLHATRTSCGRPSVDVEVEALVTKPESLRSEVSNTFMFKFDVGDANEGRVVRRVLPSSREEAAHVWEKCVRPDVQARLEEQTPLI